A window of Xylophilus sp. GW821-FHT01B05 contains these coding sequences:
- the tatC gene encoding twin-arginine translocase subunit TatC yields the protein MSESSRDDELAGTEQPFVEHLMELRDRLVKSAIAVGIAAAVLFFFPGPGELYDLLAMPLVAHLPRGATLIATSVISPFMVPLKILFMAAFLVALPVVLYQVWAFIAPGLYLHEKKLVLPLVVSSTLLFFVGVGFCYFFVFGKVFAFIQAFAPKSITPAPDIEEYLSFVLTMFLAFGIAFEVPIVVIVLARLGFVSIEKLKAFRGYFVVGAFIVAAVVTPPDVVSQLSLAIPMCILYEVGIWGARIFIKHTKAPEDAEADAASDAAKP from the coding sequence ATGTCCGAATCCTCCCGCGACGACGAACTCGCCGGCACCGAGCAGCCCTTTGTCGAGCACCTCATGGAGCTGCGCGACCGGTTGGTCAAGTCGGCCATCGCGGTCGGCATTGCTGCAGCGGTGCTGTTCTTCTTTCCTGGCCCGGGCGAGCTGTACGACCTGCTGGCCATGCCGCTGGTGGCGCACCTGCCGCGCGGCGCCACGCTGATCGCCACTTCGGTCATCTCGCCTTTCATGGTGCCGCTGAAGATTCTCTTCATGGCGGCCTTCCTGGTGGCGCTGCCGGTGGTGCTCTACCAGGTCTGGGCCTTCATTGCGCCTGGCCTCTACCTGCATGAGAAGAAGCTGGTGCTGCCGCTGGTGGTCTCCAGCACGCTGCTGTTCTTCGTTGGCGTGGGCTTTTGCTACTTCTTCGTGTTCGGCAAGGTGTTTGCCTTCATCCAGGCCTTTGCGCCCAAGAGCATCACGCCGGCGCCAGACATAGAGGAGTACCTGAGCTTCGTGCTCACCATGTTCCTGGCCTTTGGCATTGCTTTTGAGGTGCCGATCGTGGTCATCGTGCTGGCGCGCCTGGGCTTTGTGAGCATTGAGAAGCTCAAGGCCTTCCGCGGCTACTTCGTGGTCGGGGCCTTCATCGTGGCCGCGGTGGTCACGCCGCCCGATGTGGTGTCGCAGCTGTCGCTGGCCATCCCCATGTGCATCTTGTACGAGGTCGGCATCTGGGGCGCCCGCATCTTCATCAAGCACACCAAGGCGCCCGAGGACGCAGAGGCAGATGCGGCCAGTGACGCAGCCAAGCCTTGA
- the tatB gene encoding Sec-independent protein translocase protein TatB has product MIDIGLSKMALIGAVALIVIGPEKLPRVARTVGMLLGKAQRYVADVKAEVNRSMELDELRKMKDTVEGAARDVGQSIQTQASDFQKSWSSDADSSVSGLSADVEPLYPEYRRPKKNWRIKQGAVPQWYKARTGVRTKALSGAARVARYRPHKVN; this is encoded by the coding sequence GTGATCGATATCGGTCTTTCCAAGATGGCGCTGATCGGCGCTGTCGCGCTGATCGTCATCGGCCCCGAGAAGCTGCCCCGCGTGGCCCGTACCGTGGGCATGCTGCTCGGCAAGGCACAGCGCTATGTCGCCGACGTCAAGGCCGAGGTCAACCGCTCGATGGAGCTCGATGAGCTGCGCAAGATGAAGGACACGGTCGAGGGCGCAGCCCGCGACGTCGGGCAGTCCATCCAGACGCAGGCCAGCGATTTCCAGAAGTCCTGGTCGTCGGACGCTGACAGCAGCGTGTCGGGCCTGTCGGCCGACGTTGAGCCGCTGTACCCCGAGTACCGGCGTCCCAAGAAGAACTGGCGCATCAAGCAGGGCGCCGTTCCGCAGTGGTACAAGGCGCGCACCGGCGTGCGCACCAAGGCGCTGTCGGGGGCGGCGCGCGTCGCTCGCTACCGGCCGCATAAAGTCAACTGA
- the tatA gene encoding Sec-independent protein translocase subunit TatA: MGSFSIWHWLIVLLIVVMVFGTKKLKNMGSDLGGAVKGFKDGMKDGSADAPASGQVADGATPLTADKATIDVEAKTRS; this comes from the coding sequence ATGGGTTCCTTTTCCATCTGGCACTGGCTGATCGTGCTGCTGATCGTGGTCATGGTGTTCGGCACCAAGAAGCTGAAGAACATGGGCTCCGACCTGGGCGGCGCCGTCAAGGGCTTCAAGGACGGCATGAAAGACGGCTCGGCCGACGCGCCTGCGTCAGGCCAGGTTGCCGACGGCGCTACGCCGTTGACGGCCGACAAGGCCACGATCGACGTCGAAGCCAAGACCCGTTCCTGA
- a CDS encoding histidine triad nucleotide-binding protein: MPSETHSDPNCIFCKIVEGKIPSRKVYEDDEVLVFHDIAPWAPVHFLMVPKRHIPSMEQVGPEDAPMLGRLMALAPRLAAEQGCNPYPEGGFRIVVNTGAEGGQEVHHLHIHVMGGPRPWLKG; this comes from the coding sequence GTGCCTTCTGAGACGCATTCCGACCCCAACTGCATTTTCTGCAAGATCGTCGAGGGCAAGATCCCCTCGCGCAAGGTGTATGAGGACGACGAAGTCCTGGTGTTTCACGACATCGCGCCCTGGGCGCCGGTGCATTTCCTGATGGTGCCCAAGCGCCACATCCCCTCGATGGAGCAGGTGGGCCCGGAAGATGCTCCCATGCTGGGGCGGCTGATGGCGTTGGCGCCTCGGCTGGCGGCTGAGCAGGGCTGCAACCCCTACCCGGAAGGGGGCTTTCGCATCGTGGTCAACACGGGCGCGGAGGGCGGCCAGGAAGTGCACCATCTCCACATCCACGTCATGGGCGGCCCCCGTCCCTGGCTCAAAGGTTGA
- a CDS encoding phosphoribosyl-ATP diphosphatase, with product MSTSSTDALARLAAVIESRKAANGGDPTASYVARLLHKGPDAFLKKIGEEATEVVMAAKDAEHGGLTPELRQTLVNEVADLWFHSMVALAHFGCSPADVVAELERREGTSGIEEKALRKVQAREAAETPRS from the coding sequence ATGAGCACCTCTTCCACCGACGCCCTGGCGCGCCTGGCCGCCGTCATCGAAAGCCGCAAGGCGGCCAACGGCGGCGATCCCACGGCCAGCTATGTGGCGCGCCTGTTGCACAAGGGCCCCGACGCCTTCCTGAAGAAGATCGGCGAGGAAGCCACCGAGGTCGTGATGGCCGCCAAGGACGCCGAGCACGGCGGCCTGACGCCCGAGCTGCGGCAAACCCTGGTCAACGAGGTGGCCGACCTCTGGTTCCACAGCATGGTGGCCCTGGCCCACTTTGGCTGCTCCCCGGCCGACGTTGTCGCCGAGCTGGAGCGCCGCGAGGGCACCAGCGGCATCGAGGAAAAAGCCCTGCGCAAGGTGCAGGCCCGCGAGGCGGCGGAAACGCCGCGCTCCTGA
- the hisI gene encoding phosphoribosyl-AMP cyclohydrolase: protein MHAMNWLEDVKWDAQGLVPVIAQEQGTNDVLMFAWMNREALQKTAELGRAVYFSRSRNRLWFKGEESGHVQTVHEIRLDCDNDVVLLKVTQLGHEPGIACHTGRHSCFFSVLKNGAWTAVDPVLKDPESIYK, encoded by the coding sequence ATCCACGCCATGAATTGGTTAGAAGACGTGAAATGGGACGCCCAGGGCCTGGTGCCGGTGATCGCCCAGGAGCAAGGCACGAACGACGTGCTGATGTTTGCCTGGATGAACCGCGAAGCCCTGCAGAAGACGGCTGAGCTGGGCCGTGCGGTGTACTTCAGCCGCTCGCGCAATCGCCTGTGGTTCAAGGGCGAGGAATCCGGCCACGTGCAGACCGTGCATGAGATCCGCCTGGACTGCGACAACGACGTGGTCTTGCTCAAAGTCACCCAGCTCGGCCACGAGCCGGGCATTGCCTGCCACACCGGCCGCCACAGCTGCTTCTTCAGCGTGCTGAAGAACGGCGCCTGGACGGCGGTCGATCCGGTCTTGAAAGACCCGGAATCCATCTACAAGTAA
- a CDS encoding MurR/RpiR family transcriptional regulator: MPLPPPPAGEETLSIAQRIIRARPTLTRSHQKIADYVLAHPLQVATVPVDELAATVEVSIATANRFARAVGLEGYAQLRAELVRGFGAMLAPVEKLRSRLAAPSTVAEVFAATLDESRRNIEATRNALDIASCERAVEAVLGARRIYIAGFGASGWLGGLLQRGIDPYCDNVQLLAGIAGSSYGGRLLPRMTPQDLMVAISFPRYITDTVYLAREASRRGVPVLAVTDGPASPLAPLAGICLYAFTDNQYAANSESSALALIEALSSAVAHRAAKSLQSAARLTEAVLPWLHDDAAPTAGALRGGLSPRKTP; the protein is encoded by the coding sequence GTGCCCCTCCCTCCCCCTCCTGCAGGCGAAGAAACCCTGTCGATTGCCCAGCGCATCATCCGGGCCCGGCCCACGCTGACGCGCTCGCACCAGAAGATCGCCGACTACGTGCTGGCGCATCCGCTGCAGGTGGCCACGGTGCCGGTGGATGAGCTGGCGGCGACGGTCGAGGTGTCCATTGCCACGGCCAACCGCTTCGCCCGTGCGGTGGGGCTGGAGGGCTATGCCCAGTTGCGCGCCGAGCTGGTGCGCGGCTTCGGCGCCATGCTGGCGCCGGTCGAGAAGCTGCGCAGCCGCCTGGCGGCCCCCTCTACCGTGGCCGAGGTGTTTGCCGCCACGCTGGACGAGTCGCGCCGCAACATTGAGGCCACGCGCAATGCGCTGGACATTGCCTCCTGCGAGCGTGCGGTCGAGGCGGTGCTGGGTGCGCGCCGCATCTATATCGCCGGGTTTGGCGCCAGCGGCTGGCTGGGCGGCCTGCTGCAGCGCGGCATAGACCCCTATTGCGACAACGTGCAGTTGCTGGCCGGGATTGCCGGCTCGTCCTACGGCGGGCGGCTGCTGCCGCGCATGACGCCGCAAGACCTGATGGTGGCCATCTCTTTCCCGCGCTACATCACCGATACCGTCTACCTGGCGCGCGAAGCCAGCCGCCGCGGGGTGCCGGTGCTGGCCGTGACCGACGGCCCAGCGTCGCCGCTGGCGCCGCTGGCCGGCATTTGCCTGTATGCGTTTACCGACAACCAGTACGCGGCCAATTCAGAGTCCAGCGCGCTGGCGCTGATCGAGGCGCTGTCCAGCGCCGTGGCGCACCGCGCCGCCAAATCCCTGCAATCGGCCGCGCGCCTGACCGAGGCGGTGCTGCCCTGGCTGCACGACGACGCTGCCCCCACAGCCGGGGCGCTGCGTGGCGGCCTTAGCCCGCGCAAGACACCATGA